Genomic DNA from Oncorhynchus mykiss isolate Arlee chromosome 2, USDA_OmykA_1.1, whole genome shotgun sequence:
GTCAGTGTAGGTTTGTGCTGTACTATGCATGCATGCACTGTAGTGTGTTTGATCTATTTATTTCCCTATTGAGGTGCCCTCTTGGCCAGGTTTCCCTTTTATAAAAGAGGTCTTCTGACCTCAATGGGAATTCCTGGATAAATATACACAACcgttagaaatgtctttgtttttgaaagaaaagctaatttttggggtattaaaataacatcaacttgATCATTAATAAATTgatcattaacaatgtctacagtgtagacattgttaatgactattgtagctggaaacggcagatcattttattttttttatcaaatatctacataggtgtacagaggcccattatcagcaactgtCAATCCTGTGTtgcaatggcacgttgttagctaatccaagtttataattttaaaaggctaattggtcattagaaaacccttttgcaattatgttggcacagctgaaaactgttgtattgattaaagaagcaataaaactgtcgtcctttagactagttgagtatctggagcatcagattTTGCGGGTTCGATtagaggctcaaaatggctagaaacaaataactttcttctgaaacttgtcagtctattcttgttctgagaaatgaaggctagtccatgtgagaaattgccaagaaactgaagttcttgtacaatgctgtgtactactcccttcacagaacagcgcaaactggctctaaccagaatagaaagaggagtgggaggccctggtgcataactgagcaagaggaaaagTACATTAGTACAAAATTAACcatgtctacaatgtatttctgatcaatttgatgttattttaatggacaaaaaaattagcttttctttcaaaaacaaggacatttctaactgaccccaaacttctgaacggtAGAGTAGGTTCAATAAATAAGTataacacatgcacaaacacaccttAAAACACGTATAAACACACCATGCACAATCTCTTGGTTATTATTTGCTCATCcccttctctctggtctctgtttTAATGTCCCGGTCTTCATGCTCTATGTCCAGGTGAACAAGAACAAGAAGTGGCGTGAGCTGTCCACCAACCTGAACGTTGGCACGTCAAGCAGCGCCGCCAGCTCCCTGAAGAAGCAGTACATCCAGTGTCTGTACGCCTTCGAGTGCAAGATTGAACGCGGGGAGGACCCCCCTCCTGAGATCATCACTGACAACAAGAAGGCCAACCAGGCCAAGGTCCAGCCACCCTCCCCAGGTCAGTGCAGATGGTTATCCACACTATGCTGGGTCGTAATTATTAGGCATCAAACGTTAGAAACCCATTGGGACCAAGATCTCTTTCACAAGGGAGCCCTGCATACGTATAATTtacaaaatacaatataaaaacatatttttgtaaATAATCACATTCATCAGCAAAGAGGTCCCCAGTCAACATTTTGAACTGCCtgagaggcaccagaacatccagtTGTAGGGAACTCTGTAGATTTACCTAACTCTGAGGAGACTGAAGAGAtttccagagttagccatccTTGAGACGGTATTTTTGTAAGAGAACTTTATAAATCAAAATAAAGCAATGAATCGACCTACTTGAATTCAGAGGACCAGCTTACTATCTGGTAAAGAATGCAGTGACGTGTACTGAACCTGATGCCATAATAAAAACTAAGTGCACTATGTTAAATGTATCTAACggctttaatgaagtggcagctgcattcatatagatAATGTCGCCACAGTCTAGTATTGGTAGAAATGTCGATTGAATGAcctgtataattaagcaataaggtgtggtatatggccaatataccacggttaaagggctgttcttaggcacgacgcaacgcgTAGCCTTAGTATTTTGGCCATATAGCACAAACCCCCTAGGTGCCTTattgatattataaactggttaccaatgtaattagaccTGTAAATAGTAATtattgtcatacctgtggtatatagTTTGAcataccacggctttcagacaATCAGCATCCAAGGGCTCGAACCACCCGATGAAAGTCAACTCTAACTGAAATGTCCCTCTTTTTTTCCGGTAGCTGGATCAGGTTCTCTCCAGGGCCCTCAGACCCCCCAGTCCACCAGCAGCTCTATGGCCGAGGGCAGCGACCTCAAGCCCCCCACACCTGCCTCCACCCCACACCCCATCCAGATGCCACCCGGGGCCAGGTGGGTCGCAGCGCTTCAATCTCATCCTCTTTGAGTTATCAATTGCATTCAGGAGATTCAATTCTTCAATTGGATGTTTAATTTACTTATTGAATTTCAATGGAATTCACCCCAACTCTGATATACGCTTTGATAAATCCCTATTTACTCACTAAACGTCCCTCTATCTTTTAGGAGCAATGTGGCCCTGCAGGACCCATTTGCTGATGGTAGTGACCCTACTTTCCCCAGAAGGAACTCCATGACCTCTAACTCTGGCTACCAGTCTGGCATGAGCACCCCAGAGATGCCAGGTCGCATGGGTCCAGGGCCCTATGAGGGTCCAGGGCCTAACAAAGACCCCTTTGGTGCCATGCGGAAAGGTGGGTAGAAGAGGCTACAAGAAAGATCCCTAGAAACTGATGGTGCTGGGAAGCTGGGTCCCTTGCTGACGTAGTTTGTATTTCTTTCCAGTTGGGGAGCAGTTCTTGCCTGCCAGTCAGGGTCCTAACAGTGGGATGGCTGAGCAGCAACAGTTTAACCGTGGGCCTCCACCAGGTGCTATGGGGAACATGTCGATGGCTCAGAGACAGCAGTATGGACCAGGCCCTTACGGACAAGGCTACGAGAGGAGGTAAGACCCTACACACGCTTATaggccatagaaatataattactagaaagGACATCCACATGCAAGTCAATGTGTCTACGatgggtggactggcggccatATTGAGTATAATTCTATTGCTATAGACACCATCATGACTGTGTAGCAGTCTGCTCATTTCCTTTTTTTCATGGAAATAATTGTACTAAGTGTGGTCAACCAACATTGTCCTATGTGGTGGTGTTTACCAGGCCAGAGCAGGGGATGGGCCCAGAGGGCAGCATGGGATCTGGTGCACCGCAGCCAAACCTGATGCCCGCTAACGCCGACTCAGGGATGTACTCGCCAAACCGCTACCCATCACAGCAGCAGCCACGGTCAGTTCACCACCCAGTACCCCTCTATCTCAGGTGCGGTCTGGTGCAGACAGACACCATGCACCGACTGTCCCAGCATTTATAGTCCTGCAATATTGTaaaggttgtttttacagtgagGGTTTATTTCACAATGAGGGTTTATTGGTACACTAGCAGTATACTGTAGCAATATTAGACACTCGGCTTATGTGGAATGTCTTGCTGATGTGTTGTGGTTGTTTACAGGAATGATTCCTATGGTAATCAATATCCTGGCCATGGTACTCCCCCTGGTGGTTCCTATCCCAATCAACAGCCAGGAATGTACCCACAGCAACAACAGGTGATGGCTCCAACTCACTGTGTATGCACTGGAAGTGTGACGTCACTGTAAAGTGGTAACCACTAGCCATGTGTTATTACCCCAAAAAGTAGTACTTACTGTATAGATGAGTAATAGCCATAGGGGGAAAGTAATAGTCATCAACATTCATTTGATGCAATGTAATGGCACCGCCTACCTAAACGTCTTTGCTCTGTACAGAACTACAAGCGTCCTGTGGAAGGGGGCTACCCACCAGCGAAGCGACACGAGGGGGAGATGTACAGCGGGCCCTTCAGTGCAGGGCTGCAGCAGCAACAACCCCAGCAGCAGCCAGGGGCGGCCTCTGCACCCCCTGCTGGCCAGCCAGAGATGTACCAACTACAGTACAGCAGCGGCTCCTTCCCCGGCACTGACCGCCGCCTGCCTGGTCCCCAGGGCCAGTTCCCCTTCCCCTTCAACAGAGAGCGCATGCAGGCCACCACTGGGCCCAACGCCCAGCCCTCCATGCCCCCTCAGATGATGCAGCCAAGCCCTGACGGCCCCCAGGGTGGCGCATGGCAGGGCCGCGGGGAGATGAACTATCCTGGCAATTACCCCAACCGGCAGGGTGGCCCCCCAGGGGGCTCGGCCCAGGGACCCGGACACCTTGGCATGAACCGCGGTTCGGAGGAAATTATGTCATCGGAGCAACGCATGAACCACGAGGGCCAATGGGGGCCAGGTCAGATGGGTCCTCGGCAGCCCCCCTACGTTCCTGGAGGGACGGCCCCGCCCATGACCCGCACCCTGCAGTCCAACTACCAATCAGCTCAGGCCATGCAGAACCACATTCCACAGGTGTCCAGTCCCTCCCCCATGCCCCGTGGGGGCCCCATGGAGAGCCGGACTTCGCCCAGTAAATCTCCCTACATGCACAGTGGCGTCAAGATGCAAAAGGCAGGGCCCCCGGTCCCTGCCTCTCACATAGTGCCCCAGTCTGTGCAGTCCCCTCTGATCCGTAGAGATATGCCCTTTCCCCCAGGCTCAGTGGAGGCCACCCACCCTATCCTAAAACCACGCCGACGCCTCACCACGAAAGATATCGGTATGGCTATCACAACCCAGAACTCCACCCATAATCACAATATTATTATACATGCAGTATACAATATTAACTATTTAATGATCCCATTTGGACACTACAATTGTTGCTTCAGCCCTATATGAAAGTGTTTGTATTGTGTGGTCCATCAGTACTGTGAAGGGTATCAGCATGAGTTAAAATACTGTATTTGTTTATCTCCATAGGGACCCCAGAGGCTTGGAGGGTGATGATGTCCCTCAAGTCTGGACTGTTGGCTGAGAGCACGTGGGCCCTCGACACCATCAACATCCTCCTGTATGACGACAACAGCATCTCCACCTTCAACCTCAATTTGGTGAGCTAACAAGACAGCAGTTAGAgatttgggccagtaaccaaaaggtcgctagttcgaatccccgagcaagGTGCTTAAACCTAATTTTGCCAGACCCtagctgtgaccctactctctgacgGTGTCTTTGGGAGAGTCGGATATGCAAAACGCTTAACAAtttacacacttgtacatgtgtgaaataggacaaataagcacccaccaaattattattacACTGGCCACAATGTGGGATAGaggttttataaaaaaaaaaataaaaaaaaaaaccacCTGCATGGTAAACCTATACAATCAGAAGTGTAATATTTTCTTATTTAGGGCttcttttgtttttacatttatcCTTTCACAAATTATACAATTTCACCTATTCCCAAAACCTTTTCCATATTTTCTGTCATACAATGCAAACTTTTGATCTTCTCCTACATTTCCTCCTCCTCAGCTGCCTGGCCTGCTGGAGCTGGTGGTGGAGTACTTCCGGCGCTGCCTCATCGAGATCTTCGGCATCCTGCGCGAGTACGAGGTGGGCGACCCCGGCCAGAGGACTCTACTGGACCCTGACGCCCTGGACAGAGACTGGAGCTGCACGGATGATGGGGAATCAGGGGTGGAggacatagagggagaggaggatgacgacgatgaggaagaagaggtggTGGTGCAACCTTCAAAACAGCCGGCCGGGACGACAATCGAGGGACAGGCTCCGGTGAAGCAAGAGGATGAGCAGGAGTCGTGCTCAGAACGGGACACTCTGAAAGAGAAGGACGCTGAAGATGAGGAGAAGAGCTTCTCTAACGTTGAGCAGCCCAGCTCTTCATCGGACACTCCTGCCCTGGGCCCGGCTACCCCCCAGGAGAGACCCAAACAGGCTAGCAAGTTCGACAAGGTCCCCCTGAAGATGGTACGGAAGAAGGACCCGTTTCCGGCAGGCAGGGCAAGCCAGAGAGGAAAAGTGCAGGTGTTTGACAGTGGGCTGCTCCACTGGAGCGCCGGCGGGGGAGACAGCACAGAACACATCCAGACCCACtttgagaggagggaggaatttCTGGTCCCACGAGAACGAGTGCTGGTCGTCCCAACAGCCAAGAGGAAAAGGCTAGAAACCGAGATGGTGGGAGACAAGGACAATGCTACCCCCACAGAGAAAGATAAGCAGAAAGGTGGGGGAGATCAGAGGCCCTCCCAGCCATCATCTACAGAGAAGGCCTCAACAACAACCAACACCTCAGCCGACGGTAAGGAGGGGAAGTCCGAGCACTCGGACGCTGAGACCGAGGAAACGTCACAGACGGAAGAGCCCCAGAGCCAGCAGGAGAACGACAAACCGAGCGGCCCTCCTCATCAACAAGTCCCCCAGCGTGTGGTGGAGGACGAGCCTCACAGCAAGGACGAGGGCCCACTGCTTACACTGGCCAACTGGCAGGATGCTCTAGCCCGCCGCTGCGTCTGCGTCTCCAACATCGTGCGCAGCCTCTCCTTCGTGCCTGGCAATGACCAGGAGATGTCCAAACACCCTGGCCTCATGCTGCTGCTGGGTCGCCTAGTGCTGCTGCACCACCGCCACCCTGAGAGGAAGCAGGCCCCGCTCACCTACGAGAAGGAGGAGGAGTCTGATGACTGCCTTGGACAGAGGGACGAATGGTGGTGGGACTGCCTGTCGCTGTTGAGGGAGAACTGCCTGGTCACTCTTGCCAACATCTCTGGCCAGCTGGACCTCTCCATCTACCCTGAGAGCATCTGCCTTCCGCTGCTGGACGGCCTCCTCCACTGGGCCGTGTGCCCTTCGGCTGAGGCCCAGGACCCCTTCCCCACGTTGGGGCCCCACAGCGCAATGTCACCCCAGAGACTGGTCCTGGAGACTCTCAGCAAGCTGAGCATCCAAGACAACAATGTGGACCTGGTCCTAGCCACGCCACCGTTGGGTCGGTTAGAGAAGCTGTATGGGACCTTGGTGCGGCTGGTTGGGGAGAGAAAGGTGGCCGTCTGCAGGGAGATGTCGGTGGTGCTGTTGGCCAACCTGGCCCAGGGAGACAGCATGGCAGCGCGCGCCATTGCCGTGCAGAAGGGAAGCGTGGGTAACCTCCTGGGCTTCTTGGAGGACAGCCTGGCGGCCACCCAGCTACAGCAGAGCCAGAGCTCTCTGCTGCACCTGCAGGGGATGCACTTTGAGCCCACCAGTAATGACATGATGCGGCGGGCAGCCCGGGCCCTGCACGCCTTGGCCAAGGTGGAGGAGAACCACTCAGAGTTCACACTCTACGAGTCACGCCTCCTTGACCTCTCAGTGTCACCTCTCATGAACTCGGTGGTGTCTCACGTCATCTGCGATGTACTCTTTCTGATTGGCCAGTCATGACAGCTGTAGGGAGCTTCGGCTCCACCTCCTCTTGGTTTCGTCCCCCCCTCACCCCCTGGTTACAACCTGGCTTGTATGTGTGTAGGGGACAGGGAAAGTTCAAGTGACTGTTTTTAATTTATGCAAACCCTTCAGATTCCATTCTCTGAGCCTTCTCTCGCTGTTCTCACTCAAGGAGAAGGGACGTCACAAAGCTGCAGTGGTGGATTTACAAACCAGAGACTCCACAAACTGACACAACTTGTAACATTAATGCCAACTAGATGACATAGTGCGGGAACCCGGGTTTAGGAGTGTTACACACGTTTGGGGGGGGTGTAtttttaataaagatgaataaATAGCTGAAAAACAAACTGTAACCAAAGTTGCTGTCTTGTTTACAGTAAGTTTGGGCATAATGTGTGCCCTTGCTCTCTCGAGAGCACAGTGAGTGAGTCAGACTCTGGTTCATGTTTGGAGGTAAAGCAGACTGAGGAACAGCTTGATCTGATGGTATAGTGTCTGTAATTGGATGCTTACCAGTCAGCCTACAACTCAGTTGGCTGTTGAGACACCTTCACTGGGAGGCCTGTGCAGTAGATTGTAGGGCATTTTCTGTACCGTACTGCTCTTTATTGTCAGGCATTCTGTAAACAAGTTTCATACAGAAAAACGTTGACAATGCAGCTCTACTAGAGTTTTAAAAGGTAATTTTAGTTTTGACGTTAAAAGCTAAAAGGCTTTCCCCAAAGTACCGAGAACCTACTACAACACCCTTACCTCCTCTCTTTAGCCCTTGATTGTATGAATTGACCCGTGTAAAATAAATCACCTCTTAGGACTGGTTTTCAACTAAAGATGCAGCTTTGCTGTGGTGTATATATATGATGTTGTACATTAcacttcctttctctgtctctgtctgtgtcactATTCACACACTTTTTGTTGATGAGGAAAGGAAGGTGACCCATGAGTTTGGTTCCTGTCATCCAGTCCCTGCTGATAGACCCTCTCTCCTCCGGCCTCTCACTCCACGGCTCCTTAGTACGGCAGACTCGGATCAAATCTGTTCTCCTGGTacaaaaaaaaactctagatgaAGAAACACACATTTGACAATTCTTTTCTCCAGTGATATGGATATTTGTATTTCAGACTGTAGCTAAAAACATGTAAATTCCTCCTATCCCCTTTTTTTTGGTTCAATGAATATCATTTATTCAGTATGAAATCTTTATACTATATGTTCCACGTGGTAAGAATAAATGTACATTAAATCTTCGTAAGATGTTTGGTTTTGTTCCACTGCACTTGCAGTGTCTTTCTCAGATGTACCATTTTTCTACAATCCCTGGCTCTATGAACGTACTGGgtgtacatgtattttttttattccaGCCCAGTACTATAACACTTGGTTCAACTAattgataagctgaatcaggttattATGTTAGTACTGGGCTGGGATAAAATCCTGCACACTTGTGTGCAATCCCCCTTTCTCAGCTTCCTTGGTTATGACTAGTTTCTAGGATTTGAATCAAGACAAACTAGTCCATTGTTGATCAATTATAAATCTATACTTTATATGGTATCATAATTAGTTGATTTATGAAAGGTCATAAGTTATTGTAGAATTTCATTATGCAGTAATGATAACTGAACATCATTCAAAGCTAATATTATTCCCCTCTGTTTAACAGCTTGAGACGATCACTTTTTCACTccaacttttattttgaaatcgAGAATTCCCCCGGAAGTAACATTTTGCGGACCAACTGGTTCCGACAATAGATTGGGAAGGTTTCTGACCTTATGGTCTATGGTTCTGACCTGGCTTCTCTAATCAAAAAGGTAAATATGTGTaacgttaaaaaaataaataagcgAAAAATAGCCCTGTGTAAATGAATGTCAACGTTTTGTCATTTGCCACCGTTTATTTTGAGTATTTGTAGAGTTTAAATTGTGTTGCCTTCATTCCATCCACACCAAGCTAGCTCGCGCTAGATAGTTATGGGTAAGGCTGTTCATAGTAATGACAGATGGACGTGAAAGACGGTTCTGCAATTCCCCGCAACCACAAGAGGCTTGTCACTACTAATACAGGTCagtaataattatttatttacaataGTTGCTGGTTATCTACAGCATGGCATCCACAGACTGAAAGACTTGGATGTTAGTCAATTAGAAAAGTATCATTGGTATGTGCTTATCTCATGTTTGCTATGCCTCCCTTTCAGGCTCTCCTAAATGCTGCAATCCCAGATCACGAAGCTGATGCATTCACTCCATGCGCAGAGGAGGAGCCTCTGCTTCTGGACCCTGCAGTGCAATGGTTTCTAGGGGGCCTTTCCCACTGGGATGCAGAGCATTTCCTCTTCATTGCTGAGAGGGGCTACCTGTGTGAGCACAACTATGCCTCCTTCCCCCTGTTCCCTGTAATACTGTGGGGGCTGCCCCTCAGTGGCTGTCTTACACTGCGTGGACGCCTGCTACTGGCTGTTGCCTTGGGTAACAGCGCCCTCTTCCTGCTGAGTGTGATAGCACTCTATGGACTCGGCCGTGTGGTACTGCAGGACTGCCGTCTTGCTCTAGTCTCCAGTTTGCTCTACTGTCTCACCCCTGCCAATGTCTTCATGATGGATGGTTACTAAGAGAGCCTGTTTGCTGCACTGACCTTTGGGGGGCCTCTTTCTCCTAGAGAGGATACACCCTCCGAGCCTGCCTGGCTCTGAGTATAGCCACTGCTGCACGAGCCAATGGACTTGTGAATGTAGGATTCTTGCTGTATCTGCCCCTGCAACAGGTGCTCTACAAGTACTGGGGACTGCGTAAGGACAATAAGGATACAACAAATGCCTACACTACACCTGGATCATCGCTCGTCTCCTGTTCACGGCTGCATTGGGCACAGCAGTTATTGCCCTCCCCTTCTTGGTCTTCCAGTAGTATGGGTACAGGGCGTTCTGTACACCCTCCCTCTCCTTGGAGCAGATTTCCCCTGCCCTCATCCAGCTTGCTGAGGATAAAGGCTACAGGGTCCCTGGCGAAAACGCACCCCCACCCCTCTGGTGCCTGCGACCCCTCCCCCTGCTCTACTCTCATATCCAGGATGTGTATTGGGATGTGGGCTTCCTGCTCTACTTCCAGCTTAAGGAGATACCCAACTTCCTGCTGGCGCTGCCCATGGCAACTCTGGACATGGTGGCAGCCTACATGTACTATAGGGATAACCCAGCCAGGTGTCTGAGACTGGGGCTGTGGGACAGAGGGGCAAACAAACGGCCAGACAAACCCACACCTGGATTTTACAGCCCCAGGGTGTTTTTATATGTGGTGCATGCTACAATGATCCTGGGATTTGGAACATTCTGCATGCATGTGCAGGTAAGGAACGAATCAGTGGAAAATATTTATGTAAGGGGATTTTAACAGGTTACACAAGAATGTCTTCTTGTACTTATCCCAATACCCCATTGTTCATTTACTGTCCTGCTGGAAGACATGCTCTATCCCCACGTGTTGGATTCTAGGGTACTTCATCTCCTATTGGCTTATGGGCCTGTAACTTCTTACAGTGGACTTGACCTGACACTTTCTATTGAAGACCTGATGTGTGCCCAAAATACTATTTGAGGGCAATAATAATAGCTCTGAAGCGTGTCCATATTTTCTGCCCGCTTCATAAATAGACAGTGCCATTTTAGATAGCAATTGGCTACTCACCTCTGTTAGTGTTAGGCAATAAGGTTCAAGCGTTTTATTTGCACTCCATCTCACTTTCAGAAAATTGCCTATTTTAATATTACCCCCCCCCGGATTTGCAATCCAGCATTGATGCACTAATTATTCCATTCACTTGAAAGTTCCATTCTATCAAATTGTATCTGGAAAAAGTACAGGGTGCAGTTTGTGCTTTTGAGTGCAGATGTTAATGACATTTTTTGTTTACTAAAGAGATATTGTGTAATAAAGCATCACAAATAATTTGCGTTTTTTGTTGATAGATTCTGCTTGCAGCATTTCAGCCATTGATTTCAGTACCAGAGACAGCAAGCCTTTCTAGTTGAAACGCCTAGAAAGTGAAAATCAAAAGTAAATGAAGCTAGCTAGCGAGCTTACTGAATTTAATACAGACCACGCATGTCTAGCTACTGTAGTTGACCTTCTGATAAAACTTGCATCATTACTCTAGAACATTACTAGCAAATGACATTGAAACTTGAAAAGGGGAGCAGTGCACATAACTATGGATAGTCTAAAAACAAACGGTCTAAACTCAAAGGAGAGTGTGCAAGGTTTATTTTAGAATGTATTGTTTTGAATTATAATGACCCAACTGAAGCCGGGCGGGTGGGTTGTCCGCTTTGACACATCGCTCAATTAGAACGTGTCTCTATTAtcacacaaaataaaaatgtcattCACTTTTTTTCGAGCTCATTTGAATTGGAAGTGGTAGCTGTCTGGTGAGTACGCAGGCCGTGCATTATCtttctgaaacatgaggtgatggcagatgaatggcacaataatgggcctctgcattcaaattgccatgaATAAAACGTTGTCAAAACTGCccatccccagcacaaggtgcacctgtgcaatgatcgTGCTGTTTTTTTCCAGATTGGCGGCTACCACCTTCCGAGGCTACGGTGAACATTTCATCCCATGTAGGAGCTGCACCTATTTTGCACAGTCCCGGGATAAAATTGACTGGCCAAATTTCCAATGTGGAAACTCAGCTTATTGAGGAATATGTCTGAGCTGCTGACCAACCATTTCGCCCACCTGCTTCCAGAGATTCCTGCTCCATCATCTACCCTGTCTCCTGAGGGTCCAGCTCAGGGGGTTTC
This window encodes:
- the LOC110490199 gene encoding AT-rich interactive domain-containing protein 1A isoform X2, with amino-acid sequence MAAQVASAATLNTSPPSELKKPDRDPNEDSILGEKQQENKHSGLERGSPGRGDLQDGADVGNAGGGGEPEMKNGNGNPSRTINNQNDSIGSEGNNHPGMVHHHGSGFPPPSYGYSQHYGRAPFHQHGGQQSPGMAAAAGPAVQSSNMMDPYQPNSHDHGFSNHQFNNYNPFPNRTPYSGQGYGMNPSRNTQAPAAGGQPANVKQQPAGGPTAMAASYNNQRYNMGNPQPTSTPTLNQLLTSPSSTRVYPNYPSSEYSNQEGASKGPTDTGSSGQYGGGNPGWQQRTHHPPPMSPGSTGQPLGRSQPPGAMDPIAKMRGQPYVGGSPYSQQPGQGPPPGAQQGHAYPGQGYGPLSSQRYPVAIQGRTPGAMGGMHYGQQMQSYGQQGPGGYGPPGQGPYYSQQGQASHPGQQQGPYPQASPGQQGGQTPYPQQPHPSQTSSSHAQGGPPYPQPHMPPQSQGPQPGPSQGPPQSLTPYSQGPVPAQTQSGQPPYPQQQGPPSQPPQQASSQVPAGSQPQLSYPPTQGPQQLSTQQQQPQTPAQPPQQPPGHSQHPQVQPASYSQNPPQQQQQQSQQSPYQRFPPPPQQEISQDSFSSQSSAPPSNQPKSGSEDVSVQGRPSSLPVSPHPTCAKDLSGSIDDLPTGTDGALSPGVSTSGVSSSQGEQSNLAQSPFSPHTSPHLPGIRGPSPSPAGSPASATTSRTGPLSPATMPGTQMPPRPSSVQSDGSLHPAMSQSPMAQDRGFMQRNPQMPPYGSPQSASPLSPRQSSGGQMHPGMGPYQQQNNSMGGYGPQGGQYGPQGYPRQPGYNNMPNANYPGMGNPMNPGNPMSGQGGLPFAGIPPGRMPPGQVGVRPYGPNMGPNMPPNMGNMPPQVGSGMCPPPGLNRKAQEAAAVVMQHAATNSIHSRMPGYPNLPPGMMGPGAPYGPPMNNMPGMMNAQGGSPFPMGPNMANNSSGLAPSPEFGMDGKMNQGQKMNNKVDGTPKAEPTKSKKSSSSTTTNEKITRLYELGPELERKMWVDRYLGFIEEKAMGMTNLPAVGRKPLDLFRLYVSVKEIGGFAQVNKNKKWRELSTNLNVGTSSSAASSLKKQYIQCLYAFECKIERGEDPPPEIITDNKKANQAKVQPPSPAGSGSLQGPQTPQSTSSSMAEGSDLKPPTPASTPHPIQMPPGARSNVALQDPFADGSDPTFPRRNSMTSNSGYQSGMSTPEMPGRMGPGPYEGPGPNKDPFGAMRKVGEQFLPASQGPNSGMAEQQQFNRGPPPGAMGNMSMAQRQQYGPGPYGQGYERRPEQGMGPEGSMGSGAPQPNLMPANADSGMYSPNRYPSQQQPRNDSYGNQYPGHGTPPGGSYPNQQPGMYPQQQQNYKRPVEGGYPPAKRHEGEMYSGPFSAGLQQQQPQQQPGAASAPPAGQPEMYQLQYSSGSFPGTDRRLPGPQGQFPFPFNRERMQATTGPNAQPSMPPQMMQPSPDGPQGGAWQGRGEMNYPGNYPNRQGGPPGGSAQGPGHLGMNRGSEEIMSSEQRMNHEGQWGPGQMGPRQPPYVPGGTAPPMTRTLQSNYQSAQAMQNHIPQVSSPSPMPRGGPMESRTSPSKSPYMHSGVKMQKAGPPVPASHIVPQSVQSPLIRRDMPFPPGSVEATHPILKPRRRLTTKDIGTPEAWRVMMSLKSGLLAESTWALDTINILLYDDNSISTFNLNLLPGLLELVVEYFRRCLIEIFGILREYEVGDPGQRTLLDPDALDRDWSCTDDGESGVEDIEGEEDDDDEEEEVVVQPSKQPAGTTIEGQAPVKQEDEQESCSERDTLKEKDAEDEEKSFSNVEQPSSSSDTPALGPATPQERPKQASKFDKVPLKMVRKKDPFPAGRASQRGKVQVFDSGLLHWSAGGGDSTEHIQTHFERREEFLVPRERVLVVPTAKRKRLETEMVGDKDNATPTEKDKQKGGGDQRPSQPSSTEKASTTTNTSADGKEGKSEHSDAETEETSQTEEPQSQQENDKPSGPPHQQVPQRVVEDEPHSKDEGPLLTLANWQDALARRCVCVSNIVRSLSFVPGNDQEMSKHPGLMLLLGRLVLLHHRHPERKQAPLTYEKEEESDDCLGQRDEWWWDCLSLLRENCLVTLANISGQLDLSIYPESICLPLLDGLLHWAVCPSAEAQDPFPTLGPHSAMSPQRLVLETLSKLSIQDNNVDLVLATPPLGRLEKLYGTLVRLVGERKVAVCREMSVVLLANLAQGDSMAARAIAVQKGSVGNLLGFLEDSLAATQLQQSQSSLLHLQGMHFEPTSNDMMRRAARALHALAKVEENHSEFTLYESRLLDLSVSPLMNSVVSHVICDVLFLIGQS